The following are encoded together in the Lathyrus oleraceus cultivar Zhongwan6 chromosome 3, CAAS_Psat_ZW6_1.0, whole genome shotgun sequence genome:
- the LOC127131525 gene encoding uncharacterized protein LOC127131525, whose amino-acid sequence MYIFVGIDYFTKWIGAIPLPNVDQEDVIEFILKHIIYRFGILETITVDQGSVFTGRKMQEFAKEMGLKLLTSTAYYAQANGQVEAANKVVTILPIEIYLQLTRIQRHREIPSESYRNMMLDELVDLDEERLNALELLKRQKKRVEKSYNKKVNFKTFSPEDLVWKVILPMDRKDRALGKWSPKWEGPFQNLKVFSNGAYEIEELNKDKRIFRVNEKYLKNYKPVLQEIKIINK is encoded by the exons ATGTATATTTTCGTTGgcattgattactttacaaaatGGATCGGAGCTATACCCTTGCCAAATGTAGACCAAGAAGATGTGATCGAATTTATCCTAAAACACattatttatagatttggaatccTAGAGACCATCACAGTAGACCAAGGATCAGTATTTACTGGTCGGAAAATGCAAGAATTTGCTAAGGAAATGGGTTTGAAATTATTAACTTCTACGGCATATTATGCTCAGGCTAATGGTCAGGTCGAAGCAGCGAATAAGGTGGTAACTA ttttaccaATCGAGATTTACCTACAATTAACAAGAATTCAGAGGCATCGTGAAATTCCATCAGAATCATATAGGAACATGATGCTAGATGAGTTAGTTGATCTAGATGAGGAGAGACTCAATGCCTTGGAATTATTGAAAAGGCAGAAGAAGAGAGTAGAGAAATCTTACAATAAGAAGGTTAATTTTAAGACATTTTCACCTGAAGACTTAGTTTGGAAAGtgatccttccaatggatcgaaaGGATAGGGCCTTAGGGAAATGGTCCCCCAAATGGGAAGGTCCTTTTCAAAATTTGAAAGTATTCTCTAATGGTGCTTATGAGATCGAGGAGCTTAATAAAGATAAAAGAATCTTCAGAGTGAatgaaaaatatttgaaaaattATAAGCCGGTGCTCCAAGAgataaaaataataaacaaataa